The following coding sequences are from one Clostridioides difficile ATCC 9689 = DSM 1296 window:
- a CDS encoding DUF4366 domain-containing protein, with protein sequence MKNKFKQTMTALCAALILMGGFSVPAYAQGTATEPPTEDATNDSNVVVEEKEETPPLTPKGNATLVDDFGGNKQLITVTTKGGNYFYILIDRAAEGEQTVHFLNQVDEADLMALTETGEATKKPEVCNCTEKCEAGKVNTSCPVCATTLTGCTGKEPTPTPTEQPEEPKEKGGNPGAVLALVLFVLLGGGAVFYYFKFVKPKQNVKGNTDLEDFDFEDYDEDEPEADTGETSEDEETEEETL encoded by the coding sequence ATGAAGAATAAATTCAAACAGACCATGACAGCCCTTTGTGCCGCCCTTATCCTTATGGGCGGTTTTTCTGTCCCTGCCTATGCACAGGGGACAGCCACAGAGCCGCCTACAGAGGACGCGACCAACGACAGCAATGTAGTTGTGGAGGAAAAAGAAGAAACGCCGCCCCTTACCCCAAAGGGCAACGCAACACTGGTGGACGATTTCGGCGGCAATAAGCAGCTTATCACTGTTACCACCAAAGGCGGCAATTATTTCTATATCCTCATTGACCGGGCAGCCGAGGGGGAACAGACCGTACATTTCCTTAATCAAGTGGACGAAGCCGACCTTATGGCACTGACCGAAACCGGGGAAGCCACGAAAAAACCGGAAGTCTGCAACTGTACGGAGAAATGCGAAGCCGGAAAAGTAAATACGTCCTGCCCTGTATGTGCAACTACTCTGACAGGCTGCACAGGCAAAGAACCTACCCCAACACCCACAGAGCAGCCGGAAGAACCGAAAGAAAAAGGGGGCAATCCCGGCGCGGTGCTTGCCTTAGTCCTCTTTGTGCTGCTTGGTGGTGGCGCAGTGTTCTACTACTTTAAGTTTGTAAAACCGAAGCAGAACGTGAAAGGAAACACCGACCTTGAAGATTTTGACTTTGAGGACTACGACGAGGACGAGCCGGAAGCAGATACCGGGGAAACTTCCGAAGATGAAGAAACGGAGGAAGAAACCCTATGA
- a CDS encoding DUF4315 family protein codes for MANNKIDRINKEIAKTREKITEYQNKLKGLEAQKTEAENLEIVQLVRAMRMTPQELNAMLKGDTIPGMTATDYEEQEENADEE; via the coding sequence ATGGCAAACAATAAAATTGACCGTATCAATAAGGAAATCGCAAAGACCCGCGAGAAAATCACAGAATATCAAAACAAATTAAAAGGACTGGAAGCGCAGAAAACCGAAGCGGAAAACCTTGAAATTGTGCAGCTTGTACGCGCTATGCGTATGACCCCACAGGAACTTAACGCCATGCTCAAAGGCGATACTATCCCCGGCATGACAGCCACAGACTATGAAGAACAGGAGGAAAATGCAGATGAAGAATAA
- a CDS encoding CHAP domain-containing protein translates to MKQLKPRDKITQKMTRDGAVEVNETQQTAERISSREADSNFSQPDTATAERVMEHLDAAHTRKASKKAVKKAQEATVLRTSTSRLQFTDEERATPELETYIKKSEKAADKLDAAKAALPKQKKLVKERTFEEATGKAKTRLHFEEQEKPLPGGKPHNNPLSRPAQEAGIFVHNKIHSVEKDNSGVEGAHKSEELAERGARYGTQKLKQGYRSHKLKPYREAAKAERAAFKANVNFQYHKALQENPQLTSNPFSRFMQKQKIKRQYAKTVKKGGAATAKAAAGASQTAAKKAAAFAGRHPAGVIIAITALLLFIMVSVGLSSCGAMFSGSMNSVLGTSYTSEDIDLVATEQSYAAMENELQSEIDAIESTHSGYDEYRYDLDTIGHNPHELASYLTALLQSYTPQSAQAELKRLFGLQYTLTLTEEIEIRTTTDEEGNEEEYEYRILNVKLTNKPIASLAEELLNPQQFEMFKVYLQTQGNKPLIFGGGSPDGSPSEDLSGVEFVNGTRPGNPELMELAKQQVGNVGGYPYWSWYGFNSRVEWCACFVSWCYNQAGKSEPRFAGCEWQGVPWFQSRGQWGARGYENIAPGDAIFFDWDLDGVADHVGLVLGRDGSRVYTVEGNSGDACKIKSYDLNYQCIKGYGLMNW, encoded by the coding sequence ATGAAACAGTTAAAACCACGCGATAAAATCACACAGAAAATGACCCGCGACGGTGCGGTGGAAGTCAACGAAACACAGCAGACCGCCGAGCGTATCAGCAGCCGGGAAGCAGACAGCAACTTTTCACAGCCGGACACCGCTACCGCAGAGCGCGTCATGGAACACCTTGACGCAGCCCATACCCGAAAGGCAAGCAAAAAGGCAGTCAAGAAAGCGCAGGAAGCTACCGTTTTGCGTACTTCCACTTCCCGCTTGCAGTTTACCGACGAGGAACGGGCAACGCCGGAACTGGAAACTTACATCAAAAAATCAGAAAAAGCAGCCGACAAACTGGACGCGGCAAAGGCAGCTCTCCCGAAGCAGAAGAAACTGGTAAAAGAGCGCACCTTTGAGGAAGCCACCGGAAAGGCAAAGACCCGGCTTCACTTTGAGGAACAGGAAAAGCCCCTACCCGGCGGCAAACCCCACAATAATCCGTTATCCCGCCCCGCGCAGGAAGCGGGTATTTTTGTTCACAACAAAATCCACAGCGTCGAGAAAGACAATTCCGGCGTGGAGGGCGCGCACAAATCGGAGGAACTTGCCGAGCGCGGCGCAAGGTACGGGACGCAGAAACTAAAACAGGGCTACCGCAGCCATAAGCTGAAACCCTACCGGGAAGCGGCAAAGGCAGAACGGGCAGCGTTTAAGGCAAACGTCAATTTCCAGTATCACAAAGCCTTGCAGGAAAACCCGCAGCTTACAAGTAATCCCTTTTCCCGGTTCATGCAGAAACAAAAAATCAAACGCCAGTATGCAAAGACGGTAAAGAAAGGCGGCGCAGCTACCGCCAAAGCAGCCGCCGGAGCGTCCCAAACAGCAGCAAAAAAAGCGGCTGCCTTTGCAGGGCGACACCCGGCAGGCGTGATAATCGCTATCACCGCGCTGCTTCTGTTCATCATGGTATCGGTAGGGCTTTCCTCTTGTGGGGCAATGTTTTCCGGCAGCATGAACAGCGTGTTAGGGACTTCCTACACGTCCGAGGACATCGACCTTGTGGCAACGGAACAGAGCTATGCCGCAATGGAAAACGAGCTGCAAAGTGAGATTGACGCTATCGAAAGCACCCACAGCGGCTATGATGAATACCGCTATGACCTTGATACTATCGGGCATAACCCACATGAGCTTGCGTCTTATCTGACTGCCCTTTTGCAGAGTTATACCCCGCAGAGCGCACAGGCAGAGCTAAAGCGGCTGTTCGGCTTACAGTACACCTTGACGCTGACGGAAGAAATCGAGATACGCACCACCACCGACGAGGAGGGCAACGAGGAAGAATACGAATACCGTATCTTAAATGTGAAACTGACAAACAAGCCGATTGCTTCCCTTGCGGAAGAACTGCTGAACCCACAGCAGTTTGAAATGTTCAAAGTGTACTTACAGACACAGGGCAACAAACCGCTGATTTTTGGCGGCGGCTCCCCCGACGGTAGCCCGTCCGAGGATTTAAGCGGCGTAGAGTTTGTAAACGGCACACGTCCCGGAAACCCGGAGCTTATGGAGCTTGCAAAGCAGCAAGTGGGAAATGTGGGCGGCTACCCCTATTGGAGTTGGTACGGCTTTAACAGCCGCGTGGAATGGTGCGCCTGCTTTGTGTCATGGTGCTACAATCAAGCCGGAAAAAGCGAACCCCGCTTTGCAGGCTGCGAATGGCAAGGCGTTCCCTGGTTCCAGTCAAGGGGACAATGGGGCGCGCGGGGCTATGAGAATATCGCACCGGGCGACGCTATCTTTTTCGACTGGGATTTAGACGGTGTTGCCGACCATGTGGGGCTTGTGCTTGGCAGGGACGGCAGCCGCGTCTATACCGTTGAGGGCAATTCCGGCGACGCCTGCAAGATAAAAAGCTACGACCTCAACTATCAATGTATCAAAGGCTATGGGCTGATGAACTGGTAA
- a CDS encoding PrgI family protein, producing the protein MAYVPVPKDLSKVKTKVAFNLTKRQILCFSVALLMGLPLFFLLKDSAGTSLAAMAMIVVMLPCFLVAMYEKHGQPLEVVIKNIIQTKLTRPKVRPYQTENLYALLEKQRALEKEVSAIVKRTDKKDAGNRRKQA; encoded by the coding sequence TTGGCGTATGTACCTGTACCCAAAGACTTATCCAAAGTCAAAACAAAAGTCGCTTTCAATCTGACAAAGCGGCAAATCCTTTGTTTTTCAGTGGCACTTCTTATGGGACTGCCGCTTTTCTTTTTGCTCAAAGACAGCGCAGGGACGAGCCTTGCGGCAATGGCAATGATTGTCGTCATGCTTCCCTGCTTCTTGGTTGCCATGTATGAAAAGCATGGACAGCCCCTTGAAGTGGTTATAAAGAACATCATTCAGACAAAATTGACCCGCCCCAAAGTGCGACCGTATCAGACGGAAAACCTATATGCACTTTTGGAGAAACAGCGGGCATTAGAAAAGGAGGTATCAGCGATTGTCAAAAGGACAGACAAAAAAGACGCGGGAAACCGCAGGAAACAAGCGTAA